The DNA region ACATTGAATGTATGAAGTGTGTTTTTCCTTTGAACCTGATGGTGGTTAAAGGGTATgaacaataaaaatgaattgATTTGAGTGAAGGGTTTTCTCCTGTTGCTAGATGGGATGCTATAAGACTGGTCATTGCAATTTCAGCTCAACAAGATTGATAATTTATCTGATGAATGTCAAAAGTGCTTTTCTTCATGATGAGTTGATTCAAGAAGTATTTGTTGACCAACCAAGAGGGTAAAATAGGCAATTGCTCTTACTTCCCTTTTGATTTGAGAGGAAAGGTGAAGAACATAAGGTGTATATGTTGCAAATGGCACTATATGGATTAAAGCAGGCACCAAGGGCTTAATATACTCatattgattgatttgattctTATTTTACACAACCAGGCTTGAAACGTGTCTTCATGATGAGGATGATTTGCTTATTACATGGAATGATGAGAACTTGATTGAGATTTCAAAAGGTCTATGGGTGTTGTTGATGTTAAACTAATGGCAGATGCATATTAGTTTAAGGGAGGGATTTGTATGGTGCATTTACAGTTTAAGTATTTGGGTTGATTAGTTTGCTTATTAATAGATAGTAATTAGGTGTTACTGTTTGCTTTTATGTTTCTGTTTATTAGCACAATAGGGTGTTCTTTATGTTAGTGGGGTTAGCGCTAAAAGTTAGATGCagtttatttcaattatttccCCTTGTTGTGTATAAGGCCTTAAATGCCATAACTTTGAATGTATGAAGTTTGTTTTTCCTTTGTCAATACCTGATTCCAACAGTTATTCGTATATTGTAGGAAGTATTTCTGATTCAGATCTTCCGCATGATATTTTAAACATGGTGAGGAATCAGGGAAAGGCTCATATGCGGCTAGGAGAGATGCCTGAAAGGCTTTCAGTGGTTCTGAATGGCCACTCCAAGTGCGTGAATGCAGTTGAGTGGTCTGAAACCCATGGTGAGTACTCTAATTTTGATCCTTTTTAGAAACTGatattttatcacatttttCTTCAGTCATATTGAAAAATCTCCAATGTAAAAAGTGaaagtaatttttatatatttggtatgaaaagtgtgattgaattagataaaatgttcatttggtataaaaacTTTTGGCTACTTTTTGATccacttttttatattttgatttttccaTTCTACCCTTactatatatcaatatatatatatatatatatatatatatatatatatatatatatatatatatattgattattggGTTGGAAGATAAGAAACAAAGTCATTGCACCATATCAAGTTCCTATTTTAGTTTTTTCCTAAAATGTGAGTCTGTGATCCAAATTTTTTTCTAGATCAAGTGCTCAtgccaaatgtataatttattgtaCATTTAGCAAGTTGATAAAATGTCATACCAAAACAGGCCAGGATTTGTGCAAGATGGAACCTAGAATACCATTTTAATCCAATTGCTTCTTCATTAATAATATGTATGTTCTTTATATACCAAGTCCTTATTTCTGTTTCTCATGAAAGATAGTCCCCAGCTCATCTCCTTGCATCTGCTGGAATGGATCATACAATCTCCATATGGAATGTCTGGAGTAAAAACAACAAGAAAGCTCGTGTCTTCAGCAGTCACAATGCGGCAGTTAAAGATGTGAAATGGTCAAAAAATGGGTTATCTATCCTTTCTTGTGGATATGACTGCTCAACAAGATTAACTGACGTTGACAAAGGATTGGAGACACAGATTTTTAAGGAGGATCAAGTTGTTGATGTTATAAAGTATCATCCTGATAACTCCAACCTCTTCCTCTCAGGTGGTTCCAAGGGCTTCATTAGTTTGTGGGACATTAGATTGGGAGAAATGGTTCATCAATACAAACGTGGTCTTGGACCTATCCTTGATCTTGAATTTAACACTGATACCAAGCAATTCATCTCTTCAACAGACATATCCAGAAGCAGAATCAGCGAGAATTCTATCATTGTTTGGGACATATCTCGTGAAATTCCCTTGTCTAATCAGGTGAAGTGATCTATGTGTTTCCATGAGTTGTCCGTGTTGTTAGCATATTCTAAAGTAATCACCCACTTTAAGTAGCTAAGAGTCTTGAACTAGAGGCTCATGCTAGATTTTTactgaaaatattttgatcaaatgGGAGCTTATGGCGGTGGGATACTCTTTCTGAAAAAAAACTgatctaaaaaaaactaacaccTTTACATTTGCTCACCAATCCTTTTTAGTTGTCActtccaaaataaattttatggtCAATGTTATTTGCTTGTTAATAATCGAAGTGCTGGCTAGTACTTGAAGACGTTAACTGTTGGGAATCTGTTGTATCAAATACATAGCAATCTATGTTGGTAAACAATTGAGATAGAACTggcccatttgaaaacacttataatttatatttctgtATCTGGATTCAAATCCAGATTCAGATAAGAAACAACCAATAAACTTCTGAATCAATCtttgattaagttttttttcCCTCAATCAACATTTTAATCTgactattttaatttctaaacgTAGTTGTATCTGGAATCtttatccaaataaataaacataaataagtaGTGTATCTAAATGGCCAGGGCATCCTTTTCACTACCCCACTTGTTTGGGGACACTTCGTAACTACTcatgaaatatttatttgaaggTGAGGGGGTAAGCCTATTGCTTATAGTTTTTTTTGGTAGGTTACTCTCGTCGTTCTCTTTAAAACAAAGATATACTATATACTCTTTGCAAAATTCTAAATGGCCGAATCGAAACCTTAATCGCTCAAAACTCACTGGTGATTCTAGGGTTCCAACATGTCTTTgtgaaggaaaaaaataaaataaatgttgtcGGTTATCctattttcttctttctttggTAGGTTACTCTCATCGTTCTCTTTAAAAAAAGATACTCTTTGCATTATTCTAGATAGCTCGAAACTCACTGCTCTAGTTATGATTTTACCGAGTTCTAACATGTCTTtgtaaaaaaaaggaaaaaatatgaaaaacttcTTACCAGATTCTGCAGCTGTTTTGTTTTACATTTTTGtttctatttgtttttttttttgtcaaaaccaGTGGTCGCTTATCTGTTTTTTTATGCCTGAAACATGATCTTCCCTGAATTCCTAAAACAATAGTTATATTGATCTTGAAACAGTAGATTGATGAGAAAGGTAATGCCtttgtgaaaaaaaatttgtcctattttctttttttggtagGTTACTCTCGTCATTCTATTCGCATGATTCTAAATGGCTGAATCTGAATCCTTAAGAGCTCAAAACTCACCACGGTTCCAATATGTGTttgtaaaaaaaagtaaaaagaatcaaaattgtcttattttcttcttttgttttttgtaGGTTACTCTTTCATTCTCTTTAAAACAAAGATAGGCTATATACTTTTTGCATGATTCTAAATGGCTGAATCCGAAACCCTAAGAGCTCGATCCTCACCTTTGTAGCTGAGATTCTATTGGTTCCCCCTGTTTTCTCTTTCAGGACTATTATCGATCTTTTTGAGAAACTTAGCATGAATTAGCTAATCGGTTACTTCTGCTTCTTTGTTTGAGACAACATTTATATAATggctataaattttattttattttctaaatggCTCGTTTCTTCATGGTCTTTTCCAGGTTTATGCAGAAGCATATACCTGTCCCTGTATTAGGCGACACCCATTAGAGTCCTATTTTGTTGCACAGTCTAACGGGAACTATATAGCAATATTCTCATCGAGACCTCCCTTTAAGCTTGACAAGTACAAGAGATATGAAGGCCATGGGGTTTCGGGTTTCCCCATTAAGTGTAGCTTCAACATGAAAGGAGATATTCTTGCTTCAGGCAGCTCAGATGGGTGCTTATACCTTTACAATTCGAAATCGTCCAGGCTTGTGAAAAAGATCAAGGTCTGTGAACAGGCATGCATTGATGTTAGTTTTCATCCTGTCATACCTAATGTGATTGCTTCATGTAGCTGGAATGGCGATGTTTCAGTGTTCGAATGAAactttataatttctttttcttcaatttccttACTTGTCATGAATGAAACCCGTTTATACAGTTTTTATTGTCTGTTTATTAAAAGTACTTGATTCTTTTGGTAAAAAATATGAAGTTTTGGCCAATTCATTTGTAAGGCTCTTATTTAGAACATATTTGTATATTACCAGATTCTGCAGTTGTTTGTTTGTATTTGTGTTTTTggtcaaatctatataattttatatctagTGTATCTAACTTTGAATTaggtatttttaaaattttgaaaagacattcaattttaattttcttatttagaGTTTATTCCGAACTAGACTAATTATAATGTCTCAATTTCATAACACTTATTTTAATGACAAAGTGATACTAATCACTTATCatacaataaacaaaattttgtatTGAGAAAACTTCTCCCCTtgagatttaatttatttctctatcTAATTTCACTagtgaaataattataatcaaacatgacGCTTCTACGCAGAGCAATGAAAACAAACTTAGAATACGACACCAAGAGCAATGAAAACAAACTTAGAATACAACACCAACtaaacttttgacactacatcaAGTGTCGTCCGAAAAACTAATCAAAAATCCATCTCTCACGATTAATCTAGACTACTCGAAAAACTCTTCCAAAACTTATGCtgtgtataataaataaatagacaatTGGTGCAGCAAAGATTCGAAACCAGTTGAACTCATATGGATTGTTGATAAAAATGGTTTCTTTTATGTATAAAAAGTAACTATTGGTGATGCAAAATTGTGCTTACTTCAATAAGAGATGTTCTAAATATGCTTACTTCAATAAGAGATGTTCTCAATGTGTTTACTTAAATAAGAGATATTCTAAACTATGTAATTGgaatattatatatcaaattatttatatagttgaTGTCCAGTTGCCCTACAGTCCTTGCCTAATTTCATGGAGAATGTGTCCTTGCATATGACAAATTGACCTTCAATTCTATCTTTTCCATGTTATTAGAAATCAATTCAACAACATGCAGGATTCCAATCATTATCGTAAAAGATTTAACTTTTCCAATCTTTAAACATGAGATCATTTATCAAGTCTATCCCGAGATCAGATATAGGCTCAATTGGCCGCTCATCGTCTTCCATGGATAGGTCAGACGAGTTCAAAGCATCTCTACTATAATCATCTGCACAAGTAAAATCAAAACGATCCTCAACTCAATTATGAAATAGATTGACATATAAAggaattttttattcaaaaacataTGAATGTAAGAATGCTGGTTAAAGCTCACCGAAAATTGTAGTTAATGAAGTTGGAGAAGGTGTTGCCATGAAATTGAGACCGATATAGAACAGAATAGCTAATGCTATAGTTACCATTGTATAGGTTGGAACAACTAAAGCCCAATATctgtaaaataaattgaaaaatgacCAGGTGATTGTTCACAAATAACTCCATTAAACCATGCAGTCTAGGGGTTAATAATTTACACAATGCAAACCGCGCTCGATACAACATAGAAACAGATACTTATCATTGTAATGATCGAAATAGAAATTAGGGCATTCTGAAGTATAACGAATGATGTTACCTGCTAGGGTAGTAAAATATTCCAACAGAGTGTAGCCAATGCTCAGGAAGATAAGCCCATATCAAGAAAATAACTGTAATAACATTAAATACTCAAAACATCAACCAAAAGTGATATAGAATTTCATTTGTGAAAAGATAGATTATGAATTATACCAGTAGCCACAACAGTTGAAATAGCTCCAACAAATCCATAAACTTCAGAAGGTTTTGGTCCATGTTGCCCTGAAACTGCAATTCTAGAAGTCCTGTTGTTATCAGGATTAGGGACAAACAATGCATCTTTCCCTTTTCTTGAAAAACTAAGGACTCTTCTAGGACTGTTCATGGAATGGGGCTCCTCCATTACTCCTAACCAATCACTTCAATTAGAGTATGCATAAAGTGTTTGTTTCTTAACATatgtcaaaagaaaaagaagaacaGGATAAGCTGTATTTCAGCAACACCGAAAGACAATAATTTAGGGTTAGGATTTCAATAAACCTTCAAGATCTAATTGACTATATAATTAGGGATGAGAACTTCATAAAATTGAACAGAAATATGTATTACAGAAAGCATTAAGGGTGAATAGCTAATGTTCTATCAATTGATAGGCATCAGACAAGAAATGAACATCAATTTCCGATAAAAATCGTACCTTGATTCTTCTGTTAAAGGAACAAGGCCATAAACATGGTACAGGATCGAAATCACAGAGTGAGTGAGATCTAGGgtacttttattttatgttttctgaacaaaataataaaatattttctaataaaactCAATCACATTTATAACATATAGTTTTATCCTAAATCTTAAACTTTATTATATTGGTTATATTTAGGTAGGGGGAATTTGAGTATATGAGAATATTTTagggtaaaaatatttaaaagttattaatatataatgataaataataaaaaaaatgtaaaataaaaaatattttagtattttaattaatgaatttaatgatATGATGAAAGCGAAAAGAgtgaaattatgttttttattagaGTTATTGAAATAAATCAAAGAGAGATCTAGATCTTAGTTTTAAGATATTTGTAGAGTATAgggtttatttgtttatattgatgGTATAGGGTATATGTGTCTGATCATTGTATATTCACGAACAttgtatattatgatatttcTTAGCTTATCCAATGTTGTATATTCACGAACTTGGTATATTCTGATGTTGCTTAACTTTTCCAATGTTTGGTAACTTACGGTTATTGTATATTCTCAGTTCCTTTCATTCGTTCAAGTTCAGCAGCTGAAGACCCACGACTCTTCGTTCTCAAATGGGTTCTCAAATGGGTACGTTTATTTTATGTGAACCAATAACATAACATTACAATACGCGTATAATTGTTGAACtattttcaattgcagctcaatTGGCTTCTCATGTATACATAATCTTGCAGTTTaatcagcattttgacaagatcaatgctaaggaccctcgtattgccatgtatttggcagatattgggttggagagatggagtcgtgtcTTTTTCCCtggtaaacgatacaatcaaatgacaaacaATTACTTAGAGAGCTTTAATAGTCAAAgtagggaagctagaaagtatcccataaaaaccttagctgattatttaagatttacAATACAAGAATGGTTTAagaatagaaaagaaaaaacgtCCAATCACAAGGAACATTTATCTCATTAATATGAAAAGTTCTTATGTGATCAAGCTGAGAATGCCAGATTATATAACGTCcatccacttaaccgattcgagttttatgtgcatgacggtGAATCTGATTTTAAAGTTGACTTGAAAAATGAttgagttgtagttgtagggtatttgatgtatctggtcttccttgcactCATACCCTGATTACTACCCGTACTCATAAATTGGATGCCTATGAGTTCTGTTCAAGGTAATGATTTGCTCTTGAatctaactaactaactaactaactaactaaccaATTGCTCACATTTTCAATTGTTATCTTTTTCAGGTATTACTCAACTGAATTGCGAATCAATGCATATGCGAAGACATGCTATCCAGTTTGTCATCAAGACTCTTGGGATATTCTAGAAAATATCAAACAACGAGTGTGCCttaaaccacctgttaaggttaagaaagggcgggCACAAACAAAGTGTAGGTCATCCCAATGTGAGACTCGTAAGGTACCGAGaagatgtagctcatgtggtggtcaaGGTTAtaacagggcaacatgcaaatcagTGATGTCTACACCCTCTACTACAAAAGCTGCAAGAGCAACATCTCAACCGCCATCATCTcagcaatcatcatctcaacagTCATCATCTCAGCCGTCATCTCAGCCGCCATCATCTCAGCAACCATCATTTCTTgcttgaacaaatgttgatttTATCTTATGAATATTGTATCAATTATTGTTGATTTTGTCTTATGAATATTGTATCAATTATTGTTGATTTTGTCTTACGAATATTGTATCAATTATTGTTGGTTTTGTCTTATGAATATTGTCTATGGTTTTTGATTACAGATTGCTGGTTTTGATCAATCATCATCTCAGCAATTGTTCTAAGTTTACTTCAATTTTTTAATGTGTGGGTTGtctattttattacttttgttatgTTGGTAAACAGTATAGTTGTTTCAGCTATCATTTCGTTGTATTATTGATACACGTTGAATTACCATCTTCAAGTAAACAGAGAGAAACCATATTACAATTCACGCATTTTATGACTCATGCATATTACATATGCATGAGTCatgactcacgcatattgtaatatGCATGAGtaataactcacgcatattgtaataGACCATATGCTCGAAATACACTATTTGAGAGAAATACACCAATTGCGAGAAACACGCCATATGCTCGAAATACACCATTGACGAGAAATACACCAATTGCGAGAAACACACCATATGCTCGAAATACACCATTTGCGAGAAATACAcaaaatgcgagaaatacaccatattgtcacgggctaaaattaGATCTGTGTGGCACTAGGCTAGATCGACTCAGATTCTAGCTAGTAAGCCCTTTTtcacaatgcaagaagaactcaaACACAAGAatacttagagagagaaacaaagctTGAGAATAAGATTGTATTAAAATGATTACTTGGTAATTACAGTGTAATACCTCTAAGGTATTTATAGTACTTAcaacgtattaaattaggaattatctaccaattataatttaattacactaatttaggatatctcttccttaattagaatatcacTACTTGAATTAGAATATATCAtgtaatctcttccttatttagaatatcttctaatctcttccttaattagaaaattCATTGGGCCTTCTTAGCGATTGGGCTTCCCCTTGGGCTAAGAACATTAGCGCACTATGaggccaagactttaatgagcctcgaTATCCCCTGGATCGGGTCGTGAGactaatgggccgtgacatactcccccacctaagtcgtggccgACCTCGGCTCGACCTTGGATCGGTACTCTTCAATCTTCTGCCTGAATTGCCACAAGTGATCCCCGCTTTCCCAGCTATTATCGGCATCGGGTAGACCTTCCCATCGTACGAAGTACTCGGTAAAAGGAGAAACGCCTCTTCTTCTAATCTCCTTATGagatataatttcttttatgcCTTTGTCGAAGGAGGTCGTGACAGCGGTTGCTGCCCGACTAGATTGTCCCCTTTTAACATCCTCCACATATTCGTGAAACTATTTAAGTTTACTTACGTGGAATACTGGATGAATCTTTAGTTTGGGTGGCAACTCCAACTGATATGCGACCTTCCCCACACGCCGCTCAATTTTAAACGGTCCCTCGTATCTACGTACAAGCCCCTTGTACACAGATCGTAGAGATTTAAATTGTTGTGGGAGTAATTTCACCAATAGTCTGTCTCCTTCCTTGAACTCGACTGCACGCCTCTTTAGATCTgcccatttcttcatcttcttgttggATTTGTCTAAGGACGCTCGAGCAAGATCTGCCTCCTCTTCTAAAGATTTGGCGAAAGTGTAGGCGGACGGACTTTGTCCAGTGTAACCGGTAGCCAAACTTTGCGGAGTCGCCGGTTGCCTCCATGTTGCTAGTTCGAACGGACTCCGTCCAGTCGATTCGCTCTTTTATAAGTTATATGAGAATTGCGCCGTGTCCAAAAGTCTGCTCCAGTCTCTTTGTTTAGCGCTCACATAGTGTCTCAGATATAACTCTAGCAAGGCATTGACCCTTTCTGTTTGTCCATCGGTTTGTGGATGGAAGCTGGTTGAGAATGCTAAATTGGTCCCCATCAATTTGAACAATTCGGACCAAAACTTCCCGGTGAAGCGAGGATCCCTGTCGTTCACAATCGTCTTTTGGACTCCCCAATGCTTCACGATGTTCTTTAAAAACAACTTGGCTGTATCGACAGCCGTAACGTCGGATGGTGTCGCTATAAAAGTGCTATACTTTGAGAAGCGATCAACCACCACTATGATCGACCCGTACCCCTCAGACTTTGGTAGGGCTGTGATGTAATCCATTGAGATGCTTTCGAATGGATGTTCTGGCACGGGTAATGGTTGGAGCAAACCGCCTGGTTGTTGTTGCTCGATCTTGTCTTGTTGGAAAACAAGACATGTCCGCACATAAGCTTCCACATCCTCATGCATCCTAGGCCAATAATACGAATCCTCCATCAGCGCCATGGTGCGATGCATTCCTGGGTGGCCTGCCCATTTTGAATCATGACTTTCCTTCAAGACATCTCGTCGTAAACTTCCCCACTTGGGTACGAACACTCGATTTCTTTTTGTCATGAGTAACCTGTCGTCGACCCAAAATCTTCGAGTCTTGCCATTTTTAGAAAACTCCATCAGACTTAGTACAATGGGATCCTTCTCTAGGCCCTCCCGAATGCGTTCCCTTAGGTCGGTCTCCGGTTGACTAATGGCGGCCAGCTCTGCCTTGCGGCTTAATGCGTCGGCTACACGATTGGTAACTCCCGGCTTGTATTCCAATGTGTAGTCGAACTCAGCTAGGAATTCTTGCCACCTAGCCTGCTTAGGAGTTAGCTTCTTCTGTGTTTGGAAGTAGCTAGTGGCTACGTTGTCAGTCCGGACCATGAACCTGCTCCCCAGCAAGTAATGCCTCCATGTACGTAGACAATGCACGACCGTCGTCATCTCTTTTTCATGGACGGTGTATCGTCGTTCTGTGTCGTTTAACTTCCGGCTTTCGTATGCAATAGGGTGTCCATCTTGCATCAACACACCTCCGATGGCAAAGTTAGATGCATCGGTCTGCACCTCGTACTCCTTGGTATGGTCCGGCAGTGCTAACACCGGTTGTTTGGTGACTTTGGCCTTGAGTCCCTCGAAGGCTTCTACACACTTTTCATCCCACCTCCATGATCGATCTTTCTTCAAGAGGTCGGTCAAGGGAGCAACTATTTTTGAGTACCCTGTGATGAACTTGCGGTAGTAATTCATCAAACCAAGGAATGAACGAAGTTGAGGCACGGTTTTAGGCGCTTCCCATTCTCGAATGGCTTTGACCTTGACCTCATCCATCATAATGCACCCTGACTTCACTCGACGGCCCAGAAACATCACTTGATCTTGGGCAAACGAGCACTTCTCTCATTTGGCATATAACTCATTCTCTCGCAAGGCTTGGAGAACCAATCTCAAATGTTCCACATGCTCATGCAACGTGGACGAGTATACGACAATATCGTCAAGGTAAACTACCACAAACTTATCCAAGTAAGGGTGGAAGACCTTGTTCATAAGTGTGTAAAATGTGGCTGGTGCATTCGTAAGGCCAAAAGGCATGACAAGGAATTCATAAGACCCATACCTCGTAACCATAGTGGTCTTTGTCTCATCCCCTTTTGCAATCCTCACTTTCCAATACCCGGATCGCAAGTTTATCTTCGAGAACCACTTGGCTCTTCCAAGTTGATCGAATAGCTCACCAACGATCGggattgaatatttattccgGACTGTCAGCTTGTTCAGCACACGATAGTCTACACACATCCTTAATGACCCATCACGCTTCTTTTGGAAAAGCACCGGGGCACCGTAGGGCGATTTAGATGGCTGGATCATTCCCGCATCGATCAACCCTTTCAATTGCTTCTGCAACTCCTTTAACTTGGGAGGTTCTATTCTATAGGGCGTGCGAGAGGGTGGTAAAGCATCCGTCACCAACTCGATTTTGTGGTCCACGTCCCGTTTTGGCGGCAATTTCCTTGGGAGTTCGTTGGGCATCGTGTCTTTAAACTCCTCCAACAGTTCTTGCACTTCTTTGGGAACTTCTACTTCTACCTTGGAATCGTTCTCATCTTCTATGACAGCGAAAGCGGAAAAGGCCTCTTCACCTCGCTGGAGGCCTCGGCTGAATTGTATGGCCGATAACATTCTCATTCCGTTTAGTTCTCTTCTCACCGGTATTGCACTCGTCCTTTCATGATCCGAGATGACCAACGAATCAGAGTAAGGAATTATGCATGCACGTACCTGATCGAACCATCGTAGTCCTAGTACTACGTCGTAATCGTCGAGGGGGATTACCGAGAATGAAACCTTTTCGTTCCAGTCTCCAATTTGGATTTTCATGTCCTTAGCTTCACCGGCCACCGGCTTGGCTTTCGATTTCACGGACTTGATGGTCCCCCTTGATTGGTTGATGTGGAGACCAAGCGCCTTAGCCACTCCTTCACGCATGAGGTTGTGGGTTGCACTAGTATCGACAAGGGCTTTCACGCGCTTTCCCTCGATCACGGCCTCCACAAACATTGAACCCCTCTTCGTTCCTTTGAGTGGCTCAACAACGCTAGCCTTAACAGCATTAAACAACTTCAAAGATCCCAGTTG from Impatiens glandulifera chromosome 5, dImpGla2.1, whole genome shotgun sequence includes:
- the LOC124938563 gene encoding WD repeat-containing protein 25-like translates to MDLLRTAYSPASDDDDDDGEEHGRPSQPSSPKRSRLDFYPQFYPQFPAKPFLPPILPIPTKYPPAETLITGRYISKRERAALEAVTTSPESTSHTTVSISPGSISDSDLPHDILNMVRNQGKAHMRLGEMPERLSVVLNGHSKCVNAVEWSETHAHLLASAGMDHTISIWNVWSKNNKKARVFSSHNAAVKDVKWSKNGLSILSCGYDCSTRLTDVDKGLETQIFKEDQVVDVIKYHPDNSNLFLSGGSKGFISLWDIRLGEMVHQYKRGLGPILDLEFNTDTKQFISSTDISRSRISENSIIVWDISREIPLSNQVYAEAYTCPCIRRHPLESYFVAQSNGNYIAIFSSRPPFKLDKYKRYEGHGVSGFPIKCSFNMKGDILASGSSDGCLYLYNSKSSRLVKKIKVCEQACIDVSFHPVIPNVIASCSWNGDVSVFE
- the LOC124940106 gene encoding phosphatidylinositol N-acetylglucosaminyltransferase subunit P, which gives rise to MEEPHSMNSPRRVLSFSRKGKDALFVPNPDNNRTSRIAVSGQHGPKPSEVYGFVGAISTVVATVIFLIWAYLPEHWLHSVGIFYYPSRYWALVVPTYTMVTIALAILFYIGLNFMATPSPTSLTTIFDDYSRDALNSSDLSMEDDERPIEPISDLGIDLINDLMFKDWKS
- the LOC124939022 gene encoding uncharacterized protein LOC124939022, which translates into the protein MDSSTNVTKVLIVKQVDKVPRRGKSVERSAAMEARVTRLEEGMSEHQEALEVFSTVADRVKALDEEGEKLENEIMGILNNSKRSIRDEVLEMVQVNINDIRNEVLGAVRGEVQDTINAFRREMMGRIEGVEGRIGWNGGGELRGAAPHRIDVPKPTSFKGSRSAMEVDDFLWNMERYFKASNILEDHIKLQTAPFFLVNMALLWWRRREADIERARKRLSQLTHSQSIKEYVREFQELMLELPGLTEQEALFTFVNGLKTWAQLELQRAKVQNVSEAITIAERLIELKASIDRQKFNKDNKERGGGDRQPKKGKPNNNPGRQTNETGKPKTCHICGATNHIKFMCPFKGKNVAAVQGAESSDDEEGAQLGSLKLFNAVKASVVEPLKGTKRGSMFVEAVIEGKRVKALVDTSATHNLMREGVAKALGLHINQSRGTIKSVKSKAKPVAGEAKDMKIQIGDWNEKVSFSVIPLDDYDVVLGLRWFDQVRACIIPYSDSLVISDHERTSAIPVRRELNGMRMLSAIQFSRGLQRGEEAFSAFAVIEDENDSKVEVEVPKEVQELLEEFKDTMPNELPRKLPPKRDVDHKIELVTDALPPSRTPYRIEPPKLKELQKQLKGLIDAGMIQPSKSPYGAPVLFQKKRDGSLRMCVDYRVLNKLTVRNKYSIPIVGELFDQLGRAKWFSKINLRSGYWKVRIAKGDETKTTMVTRYGSYEFLVMPFGLTNAPATFYTLMNKVFHPYLDKFVVVYLDDIVVYSSTLHEHVEHLRLVLQALRENELYAK